In one Bacillus sp. PK3_68 genomic region, the following are encoded:
- a CDS encoding acyl-CoA dehydrogenase family protein, translating into MLTTREEELEILQTKLQHFIQNELLPYEKKQGLNAEEDIPMEAIQWVRKRSRELGFYGINLPEKYGGQNVSLRGLCMLKEELARSGAVLWGQVIGEIGGPLRIGQMLESFTKEQIEKYVLPVVSGEASCCFALTEPNAGSDAFAIETTAVRDGGDYIVNGKKHFISAAPYADFAIVIAKELQEGEKARITAFLIDKKTSQHSGFELGDIQVPLSGERIHAELIFKQCRVPAANIIGEPGKGLQLGLKRINTNRVSHAAGFVGMAQRLLDLSIDHAKTRVQHGRPISDFQAIQHMLAEMATEIYAARCMVYDVVEKIDRGEEERAGASMAKLFASEVNSRVADKAIQILGSKGLVKGHPVEKMYRSARMYRILSGTSEIQKNTIAKALLKN; encoded by the coding sequence ATGTTAACGACGCGGGAAGAAGAATTAGAGATACTTCAAACAAAGTTGCAGCATTTTATTCAAAATGAATTGCTTCCATATGAAAAGAAGCAAGGGTTAAATGCTGAAGAGGATATTCCGATGGAGGCTATTCAGTGGGTAAGAAAGCGATCAAGGGAATTGGGCTTTTACGGCATTAATCTTCCTGAAAAGTATGGAGGGCAGAATGTTAGTTTAAGAGGGTTATGTATGCTTAAGGAAGAATTGGCGCGTTCTGGAGCTGTTTTATGGGGGCAAGTGATTGGCGAGATTGGTGGACCACTAAGAATCGGCCAGATGTTGGAAAGCTTTACAAAAGAGCAGATCGAAAAATATGTGTTGCCCGTCGTATCTGGAGAAGCTAGCTGCTGTTTTGCACTGACAGAACCAAATGCTGGATCGGATGCTTTTGCTATTGAAACAACAGCTGTCAGGGACGGTGGCGATTATATAGTAAATGGGAAGAAGCACTTTATTAGTGCAGCTCCTTATGCTGACTTTGCTATTGTCATAGCCAAAGAATTGCAGGAAGGAGAAAAAGCAAGGATTACCGCTTTCTTGATAGATAAAAAAACATCCCAGCATTCAGGGTTTGAACTGGGAGATATTCAAGTTCCCCTATCAGGAGAACGAATACATGCTGAATTGATTTTCAAGCAATGTCGAGTACCTGCCGCTAATATCATCGGAGAACCAGGAAAAGGGCTGCAGCTCGGATTGAAAAGAATAAACACCAATCGCGTTTCACATGCAGCGGGTTTTGTCGGAATGGCTCAACGTCTTCTCGATTTATCTATTGATCATGCTAAAACGAGAGTGCAACACGGACGGCCTATCAGTGATTTTCAAGCAATTCAGCACATGCTCGCGGAAATGGCAACGGAGATCTACGCAGCGAGGTGTATGGTCTATGATGTGGTTGAAAAAATTGACAGAGGAGAGGAGGAGAGAGCCGGTGCATCTATGGCTAAGTTGTTTGCTTCAGAGGTGAATAGTCGTGTGGCTGATAAAGCTATCCAAATTCTTGGCTCTAAAGGATTAGTGAAAGGGCATCCGGTAGAAAAAATGTATAGAAGTGCGCGGATGTATCGAATTTTAAGTGGAACCTCAGAAATCCAAAAAAATACGATTGCTAAGGCACTATTGAAAAATTAA
- a CDS encoding LysR family transcriptional regulator, with protein sequence MNIEQLEYIIKVAEVNSISTASEKLHISQSGISMAITSLENELGIKIFKRSRLGTIPTEDGKEIIQKAHEVLSKLEEIRDSAQMHSDTMEKELRLSSTQGLFLTILPKSLALFKKKYPEVKIMIEEKGGQEIIEDVLNDKIDIGLLNIPPLKPKESELEFQPLMEAKVIVSVSRNSSLAGRKSISPEELLNEDLVVYNGPKMKRFIKEFFARYGEMNVLFFTNNTEIIKKTVAEGLAISFSYDIGMNSDPYFLGGELVAIPLINLENNSMELGYVRSKKQYFSKAAKEFIKCLEFYTTLKY encoded by the coding sequence ATGAATATTGAACAATTAGAATACATTATAAAGGTAGCCGAGGTAAATTCAATTTCCACAGCTTCAGAAAAACTCCACATTTCTCAGTCTGGAATCAGCATGGCTATTACAAGTCTCGAAAATGAATTAGGTATCAAAATCTTCAAGCGATCACGATTAGGAACCATACCTACAGAAGACGGAAAAGAAATTATCCAAAAAGCTCATGAGGTATTGAGCAAGCTGGAGGAAATTAGAGACAGTGCGCAAATGCACTCGGATACAATGGAAAAAGAGCTGCGTCTATCATCCACACAAGGTTTATTTCTTACGATTTTGCCCAAATCCTTAGCCTTATTTAAAAAAAAGTACCCTGAAGTAAAAATTATGATTGAAGAAAAAGGGGGACAAGAAATCATCGAAGATGTATTAAATGATAAAATTGACATCGGCCTATTAAATATTCCACCGCTTAAACCAAAGGAAAGTGAGTTGGAATTTCAACCTTTAATGGAAGCGAAAGTAATTGTGTCAGTCAGCAGGAACTCTTCTTTAGCAGGCCGAAAAAGTATAAGCCCCGAAGAACTGCTGAACGAAGACTTAGTCGTCTACAATGGACCAAAAATGAAAAGGTTTATTAAAGAATTTTTTGCTCGTTACGGCGAAATGAATGTTTTGTTTTTCACAAATAATACAGAGATTATCAAAAAAACAGTCGCTGAGGGATTAGCCATTTCCTTTTCTTATGATATTGGAATGAATAGTGATCCCTATTTTCTAGGCGGAGAACTGGTAGCTATTCCTTTAATAAATCTAGAAAACAATTCAATGGAACTGGGCTACGTTCGCTCGAAGAAGCAATATTTTTCAAAGGCTGCTAAGGAATTTATCAAATGTCTCGAATTTTATACTACTCTTAAATATTAG
- a CDS encoding MFS transporter, with the protein MQLYVSKKRKFIISGLLFIGMILSFFDRVAINVGIIPITDEFHLNTSQTGLLISIFFVSYSLMQLLGGWMTDKYGARVMITVSLFSWSVFTMMTGFAWSFLSLLFVRFLFGLGEGPFYPASMSTIRENFPEEERGRANSFFLSAQNIGGILGTALAASMVAAFGWRGMFTIAGVLGILISFGIWFVLKPQSTKEVKQFNKIQNKVSIKLLFKTENIWKLITFKFLCNIINYGLISWMPIYLVKEKGVELVAAGGLLAIPYIFGFLMFNVSGWLLDKYMANREKYLAAAGALLSAIFLYLMSNATSIALIITYLTLNSIALSFFGTVLYTIIIKYAPKEVTGSASGLVTFAGQIAGGVSPLAIGLIIHLFNNSYNAAFWFLMIVALLGTAVAISIKNNPTQPAKPYEKTTTIV; encoded by the coding sequence ATGCAGTTGTATGTAAGCAAGAAACGAAAATTTATTATCAGTGGTCTCTTATTTATTGGGATGATTTTAAGCTTTTTTGATCGAGTGGCCATAAATGTCGGTATTATTCCTATTACAGATGAGTTCCATCTCAATACGTCTCAAACGGGTTTGCTAATCAGCATATTTTTTGTTAGTTATTCTCTAATGCAGCTGCTTGGTGGGTGGATGACCGATAAATATGGAGCTCGAGTGATGATTACGGTCTCTTTATTTAGCTGGTCTGTATTCACGATGATGACAGGGTTTGCGTGGTCATTTCTATCTTTATTATTCGTTCGTTTTCTGTTCGGATTAGGAGAGGGGCCTTTCTATCCAGCCAGTATGTCCACGATAAGAGAGAACTTTCCAGAAGAAGAACGGGGCCGGGCCAATTCCTTTTTCTTGTCTGCTCAAAATATTGGGGGAATATTAGGTACTGCTCTTGCTGCTTCCATGGTAGCTGCGTTCGGCTGGAGAGGCATGTTTACTATTGCGGGGGTTTTAGGGATTTTAATTTCTTTTGGTATTTGGTTTGTTCTCAAGCCTCAAAGCACAAAAGAGGTTAAGCAATTCAATAAAATACAAAATAAAGTTTCTATTAAGTTATTGTTTAAAACCGAAAATATTTGGAAACTCATTACGTTCAAATTTCTATGTAATATTATTAACTATGGTCTAATATCATGGATGCCTATCTATTTAGTTAAGGAAAAAGGGGTCGAGTTGGTAGCCGCCGGGGGATTGTTGGCGATTCCTTATATTTTTGGGTTTTTAATGTTTAATGTCAGCGGGTGGCTGCTGGATAAATATATGGCTAATCGTGAAAAATATCTTGCTGCTGCAGGCGCCTTATTATCGGCAATTTTTCTCTATTTAATGTCTAACGCCACATCTATAGCACTTATCATCACCTATCTTACTCTTAACTCCATAGCGCTCTCTTTCTTTGGAACCGTTCTTTATACAATTATTATAAAATATGCTCCGAAAGAAGTTACCGGTTCTGCCTCTGGACTTGTAACTTTTGCCGGGCAAATTGCCGGTGGTGTTTCGCCTTTGGCTATTGGCCTAATTATTCATCTATTTAATAACTCCTACAATGCAGCTTTTTGGTTTTTAATGATCGTAGCGTTACTCGGAACAGCAGTGGCCATATCTATCAAAAACAATCCAACTCAACCGGCAAAACCATACGAAAAAACAACTACCATAGTATAA
- a CDS encoding alkyl sulfatase dimerization domain-containing protein, which translates to MLGKSFVKGIVSVPIVLVLLAGSSVIKAASDQPLPATHSTILANKGVYKQLDFADKEDFKNAHKGFIAPLNKNPIKNSKGNVVWDSNQYSFIKENQPASSTVNPSLWRQAQLQNISGLFKVVDGVYQVRGQDLSVLTIVEGKTGLIVLDALSTIETAKAAMELYFEHRPKKTVSAIVISHSHADHFGGIKGIAQYAENPAKVPIIVPAKFNEEALSENVLLGNIMSRRAGYMFGNLLSAGEKGFVTSGIGPGLSNGTFSYLPPTMEVKKDIQTVEIDGITFEFLLTLDSEAPSEMHYYIHDYKTLVIAENTGHTLHNIYTLRGAKTRDALKWVEALDKTVDLYGSKDIEAMVTAHSWPVWNKERILEQLKSQRDLYKYIHDQTIRLANLGFTPDEIAEKLKLPEKLDKAWANRGYYGTMKHNVKAVYNYYLGYFNGNPSDLDPLSQEESGEKYVQYMGGEKKVLKQAKLDYKKGEYRWVAQVLKHVVMANPNNIEAKNLLAKAYEQLGYMAESSVWRNFYLTGAEELRNGVADSKGTGGMMNLDTLLNMPVDDFLKFLSIKLNGTKAENKNMTFNITFTDSQVNYVMNLENSVLNFKKEKTASKPDTTLVLDRVTFYMIALGRENLSEMEKAEKVSVSGSKERFENFLSLLDQFHPKVNIVTP; encoded by the coding sequence ATGCTTGGAAAATCTTTTGTCAAGGGGATTGTTTCCGTTCCAATTGTTTTGGTTTTATTAGCCGGATCTTCCGTTATAAAGGCTGCATCTGATCAGCCGCTGCCGGCAACTCATTCAACTATTTTAGCAAATAAGGGCGTTTATAAACAGTTGGATTTTGCGGATAAGGAAGATTTTAAGAATGCACATAAAGGATTTATTGCACCTTTAAATAAGAATCCTATTAAAAACTCAAAAGGTAACGTAGTATGGGACAGCAATCAATATTCATTTATTAAAGAGAACCAGCCAGCGAGCTCTACCGTAAATCCGAGCTTGTGGAGACAGGCTCAATTACAAAATATTTCAGGCTTATTTAAAGTAGTGGATGGCGTTTATCAAGTTCGGGGACAGGATTTATCGGTGCTTACCATTGTGGAAGGAAAAACCGGATTAATCGTTTTGGATGCGCTTTCTACAATTGAAACAGCTAAGGCAGCCATGGAACTGTATTTCGAGCATCGCCCCAAGAAAACAGTAAGTGCCATTGTTATCAGTCATAGTCATGCGGATCACTTTGGCGGTATAAAAGGCATTGCCCAATACGCGGAAAATCCAGCAAAAGTGCCTATTATTGTCCCAGCAAAATTTAACGAAGAAGCGCTGAGTGAAAATGTTCTCTTAGGTAATATCATGTCTCGGCGTGCAGGTTATATGTTTGGCAACCTTTTGTCTGCTGGTGAAAAAGGGTTCGTTACTTCCGGTATTGGCCCGGGGCTAAGTAACGGAACTTTTAGTTATTTGCCTCCAACAATGGAAGTAAAGAAAGATATTCAAACGGTAGAGATAGACGGAATAACGTTTGAATTTCTGTTGACTCTGGACTCAGAAGCTCCATCCGAAATGCATTATTATATTCATGACTATAAAACGCTGGTGATAGCCGAAAACACAGGACATACATTACACAATATTTACACATTAAGAGGGGCTAAAACGAGAGATGCCTTAAAATGGGTAGAAGCATTGGACAAAACAGTGGACCTATACGGAAGTAAAGATATAGAGGCTATGGTTACCGCTCACTCTTGGCCTGTATGGAATAAAGAGCGCATTTTAGAACAGTTGAAAAGCCAACGTGATTTATACAAGTATATTCATGACCAAACTATCCGATTGGCTAATTTGGGCTTTACGCCGGATGAAATTGCCGAAAAGCTAAAGCTTCCTGAAAAGTTAGACAAAGCCTGGGCTAATCGAGGTTATTATGGAACGATGAAACATAATGTTAAGGCCGTATATAACTATTATTTAGGATATTTCAACGGTAATCCGTCCGACTTAGACCCCTTATCTCAAGAGGAATCGGGGGAGAAATATGTGCAATATATGGGCGGGGAAAAGAAGGTTCTTAAGCAGGCAAAACTTGACTATAAAAAAGGAGAATACCGCTGGGTAGCTCAAGTCTTAAAGCATGTAGTCATGGCGAATCCCAATAATATAGAGGCAAAAAATTTATTGGCTAAAGCTTATGAGCAGCTAGGATATATGGCTGAATCCTCTGTTTGGCGTAATTTCTATCTTACCGGCGCCGAGGAGTTAAGGAATGGTGTAGCAGACTCGAAGGGAACGGGTGGAATGATGAATCTGGATACACTGCTCAATATGCCAGTGGATGATTTTCTTAAATTTTTGTCTATTAAATTAAATGGAACAAAAGCAGAAAATAAAAATATGACGTTTAACATTACATTTACAGATTCACAAGTTAACTATGTAATGAATCTAGAAAACTCCGTGTTAAATTTCAAAAAGGAGAAAACAGCATCCAAACCTGATACAACATTAGTGTTAGATAGAGTAACCTTCTACATGATTGCTTTAGGGAGAGAGAATTTGTCTGAAATGGAAAAAGCGGAGAAGGTTTCTGTTTCTGGCAGTAAGGAACGCTTCGAAAATTTCTTGTCTTTACTCGATCAATTTCACCCTAAAGTTAATATCGTTACCCCATGA
- a CDS encoding DMT family transporter, with the protein MYAKLKFASSMAIFGSIGLFSEKTGLHSIELVFVRCLCASILLGAIWVFSKRKTKQQKQEPIPRREYLLALLCGLFLIINWVFFFRSLELMPITVAVSIYHLAPVIVLLLGSVIFKEKITKIGLLFFFVCFFGTLLVGGIHQHTTLDGFFATGILWAFAAAFFYALTSITGKGIQVLSPVSTTVIQTSLGVLLLMPLVDWTSFIPLTFINWCYILVTGFIHTGFVFYLFFSSLRELKAQTIALLVFVDPVVAILLDVTLLHYRPDAYQLLGIILVFVGISYSPKKEEGLEKA; encoded by the coding sequence ATGTATGCAAAATTAAAGTTTGCCAGCTCTATGGCTATATTTGGTTCAATTGGTCTATTTTCAGAAAAAACTGGTCTGCACTCGATAGAGTTAGTTTTTGTGCGTTGTCTTTGTGCAAGCATTCTTTTAGGAGCAATATGGGTTTTTAGCAAACGAAAAACAAAACAACAAAAGCAAGAGCCTATCCCTCGTCGAGAGTATCTACTTGCCTTATTATGCGGGCTATTTCTTATCATAAATTGGGTCTTTTTCTTTCGTTCTTTAGAATTGATGCCTATTACTGTAGCAGTGTCCATTTATCATTTAGCACCGGTTATTGTGCTCCTTTTAGGCTCTGTTATTTTTAAAGAAAAAATAACTAAAATAGGATTGCTCTTTTTCTTTGTTTGCTTTTTTGGCACATTATTAGTTGGAGGAATCCATCAACATACTACTCTTGATGGTTTCTTCGCTACCGGTATTTTATGGGCATTTGCAGCGGCTTTTTTCTACGCCCTTACTTCCATTACGGGAAAGGGAATTCAAGTACTTAGTCCAGTGTCAACAACGGTTATTCAAACAAGTTTAGGTGTTTTATTGTTGATGCCGTTAGTAGATTGGACAAGTTTTATACCTCTTACCTTCATAAACTGGTGTTATATCCTTGTGACAGGATTTATTCATACTGGATTTGTGTTTTACTTATTTTTCAGTAGTTTGCGTGAATTAAAGGCTCAAACCATCGCTCTTTTAGTCTTTGTAGATCCGGTTGTTGCCATCTTGCTTGATGTAACCCTTTTACACTATCGTCCGGATGCTTACCAGCTGCTTGGAATCATTCTGGTATTTGTGGGAATCAGTTATTCTCCTAAAAAAGAAGAAGGGTTAGAAAAAGCATAA